One genomic window of Halomicrobium sp. LC1Hm includes the following:
- the melA gene encoding alpha-galactosidase, producing the protein MPKITFIGAGSMVFSTKLVGDILSFPELDDSTIALMDIDESRLAKTTRIAEAMVENEGLDASIQSTTDRRAALEGADYVLNMINVGGTEPFENEIRIPEKYGVEQAIGDTIGPGGIFRGLRTIPTMLDIASDIEELCPDALLLNYTNPMSILCQTMFEATDVETVGLCHSVPHTAEAIADYVDVPQEELDYWVAGINHVAWFLEAEHEGESIYPMLREAMDDPEIYERDTVRFEMLRHFGYFPTESSHHMSEYVPYFRTDEATIEELTGTDYAERMPTATYLEGWQERSEHRDDPEFDIDLDEVSVDRSEEYASRLIHAIETDTPRRLNLNVSNQTDAITSLPSDACVEVPVLVDGTGLHPCSVGELPSSIRTFPQQHVAVNQLVVEGALENDREKIHRAVKQDPLTAAALGLDEIHEMTEELLEANEAYLPALN; encoded by the coding sequence ATGCCAAAGATCACCTTCATCGGAGCGGGTAGTATGGTGTTTTCCACGAAACTCGTGGGCGACATCCTCTCGTTTCCGGAGTTGGACGACAGTACGATCGCGCTGATGGACATCGACGAGTCCCGCCTGGCCAAGACGACTCGAATCGCCGAGGCGATGGTCGAAAACGAGGGGCTCGACGCGAGCATCCAGTCGACGACGGACAGACGAGCAGCACTGGAGGGCGCTGACTACGTCCTGAACATGATCAACGTCGGTGGCACCGAACCGTTCGAGAACGAGATCCGGATCCCGGAGAAGTACGGCGTCGAGCAGGCTATCGGCGACACTATCGGTCCCGGCGGCATCTTCCGGGGACTCCGGACCATCCCGACGATGCTGGACATCGCCAGCGATATCGAGGAGTTGTGTCCCGACGCGCTGTTGCTGAACTACACGAACCCGATGTCGATCCTCTGTCAGACGATGTTCGAGGCGACGGACGTCGAGACGGTCGGTCTCTGTCACAGTGTCCCCCACACCGCCGAGGCCATCGCTGACTACGTCGATGTCCCACAGGAGGAACTGGACTACTGGGTCGCCGGAATCAATCACGTCGCCTGGTTCCTCGAAGCCGAACACGAGGGCGAGAGTATCTATCCGATGCTCCGAGAGGCCATGGACGATCCCGAGATCTACGAGCGTGACACGGTCCGCTTCGAGATGCTGCGTCACTTCGGCTACTTCCCGACGGAGTCGTCCCACCACATGTCCGAGTACGTCCCCTACTTCCGGACCGACGAGGCGACGATCGAGGAACTGACGGGGACGGACTATGCCGAACGCATGCCGACGGCGACGTATCTCGAAGGGTGGCAGGAGCGTTCCGAACACCGCGACGATCCGGAGTTCGATATCGACCTGGACGAGGTGTCGGTCGACCGGTCCGAGGAGTACGCCTCCCGCCTCATTCACGCGATCGAGACGGACACTCCACGCAGACTGAACCTCAACGTCAGCAACCAGACCGACGCGATCACCAGCCTCCCGTCCGACGCCTGCGTCGAGGTCCCGGTGCTCGTCGATGGTACGGGCCTGCACCCGTGCTCGGTCGGCGAACTGCCGTCTTCGATTCGAACGTTCCCCCAGCAACACGTAGCCGTCAATCAACTCGTCGTCGAGGGGGCCCTCGAGAACGACCGCGAGAAGATCCACCGTGCGGTCAAACAGGATCCGCTCACTGCCGCCGCGCTCGGTCTCGACGAAATCCACGAGATGACAGAGGA
- a CDS encoding carbohydrate ABC transporter permease — MSTPSESVRSSARRVGSRLRSVANRVTDRPTEENNLAGFLFVIPNVVAFSVFLLGPILYAFFLSFQEWNLFLGTGQPAWTEIFGIRLPVANFVETLKPFPWENNWAALQSPSYNLWWFAVRNTVLYTAVVVPVQIIGGFLVALALDSRIRGKKVFRAAYFLPVMLSAAASGVIWRWVLSENGVINEFLRPLGLAYGWANSPDTALGALMMIGLWGGIGFNMILYLAGLQNIPDELYEAARIDGADGLERIRHVTWPNLRNTHFFVTVLAIIGTFQVFGIALAFAEGGPARATTTVVVLIYETAFVQSSFGRATAMAFFLFAVVFVFSYYRYQIEQQEEVAY; from the coding sequence GTGAGCACGCCGTCGGAGTCCGTCCGGTCGTCGGCCCGCCGCGTCGGCTCGAGACTCCGGTCGGTCGCAAATCGTGTCACCGATCGTCCCACCGAGGAGAACAACCTCGCCGGCTTCCTCTTCGTCATCCCCAACGTCGTCGCGTTCTCGGTGTTCCTGCTCGGCCCGATCCTGTACGCGTTCTTCCTCTCCTTCCAGGAGTGGAACCTGTTTCTCGGGACCGGACAGCCCGCCTGGACCGAGATATTCGGCATCAGGCTCCCGGTGGCAAACTTCGTCGAAACACTCAAGCCGTTCCCCTGGGAGAACAACTGGGCGGCGCTGCAGAGTCCGTCGTACAACCTCTGGTGGTTCGCCGTCCGGAACACGGTGCTGTACACCGCGGTCGTCGTGCCAGTCCAGATCATCGGTGGGTTCCTCGTGGCGCTCGCACTCGACAGCCGCATCCGGGGCAAGAAGGTGTTCCGTGCCGCCTACTTCCTCCCGGTGATGCTGTCCGCCGCGGCCAGTGGCGTCATCTGGCGCTGGGTGCTCTCTGAGAACGGCGTCATCAACGAGTTCCTCCGACCGCTGGGACTCGCCTACGGCTGGGCGAACAGCCCCGACACCGCGTTGGGTGCCCTCATGATGATCGGGCTCTGGGGCGGTATCGGATTCAACATGATCCTCTATCTCGCCGGCCTGCAGAACATCCCCGACGAACTGTACGAGGCCGCTCGAATCGACGGCGCGGACGGCCTCGAACGCATCCGTCACGTGACGTGGCCGAACCTGCGCAACACGCACTTCTTCGTCACGGTACTGGCCATCATCGGCACCTTCCAGGTGTTCGGGATCGCCCTGGCGTTCGCCGAAGGGGGACCGGCCCGTGCCACGACGACGGTGGTCGTCCTCATCTACGAGACGGCGTTCGTCCAGAGTAGCTTCGGCCGCGCGACCGCGATGGCGTTCTTCCTGTTCGCCGTCGTGTTCGTGTTCAGCTACTACCGCTATCAGATCGAGCAACAGGAGGAGGTCGCATACTGA
- the dsrO gene encoding sulfate reduction electron transfer complex DsrMKJOP subunit DsrO — MTNYGLVIDQERCIGCQTCAVTCKQENNVPMGQFWNRVLTVGGDHIDTPEGSYPEDGESGDLDMQYQPTACQHCENAPCVKVCPVNATYKREDGIVEIDYDKCIGCRYCMAACPYNARVFNWDEPQHRPEEGTGDVEERPQGVVEKCTFCSHRVEEGLDPACAVNCPADARIFGDLDDETSTVSKYVNEYNTEQLLDEKGTDPNTYYVQGEMTPGRTWTSDKLESELDEQPTAEEAGDPDSEKSMQGATADPVWGDD; from the coding sequence ATGACCAACTACGGACTCGTCATCGATCAAGAGCGGTGTATCGGGTGCCAGACGTGCGCCGTGACGTGTAAGCAAGAGAACAACGTCCCGATGGGACAGTTCTGGAACAGAGTGCTGACCGTCGGCGGCGACCACATCGACACGCCGGAGGGGTCGTACCCCGAGGACGGCGAGAGCGGGGACCTCGACATGCAGTACCAGCCGACGGCCTGTCAGCACTGCGAGAACGCACCCTGCGTGAAGGTCTGTCCGGTCAACGCGACGTACAAGCGCGAGGACGGGATCGTGGAGATCGACTACGACAAGTGCATCGGGTGCCGGTACTGCATGGCCGCGTGTCCCTACAACGCCCGGGTCTTCAACTGGGACGAGCCACAGCACCGCCCCGAAGAGGGGACCGGAGACGTCGAAGAACGGCCCCAGGGCGTCGTCGAGAAGTGTACGTTCTGTAGCCACCGCGTCGAAGAGGGACTCGACCCCGCGTGCGCGGTGAACTGTCCCGCAGACGCCCGGATATTCGGCGATCTCGACGACGAAACCAGCACGGTATCGAAGTACGTGAACGAGTACAACACCGAGCAGTTGCTCGACGAGAAGGGGACCGACCCCAACACCTACTACGTGCAAGGCGAGATGACGCCGGGTCGGACGTGGACGAGCGACAAACTCGAGTCGGAACTCGACGAACAGCCGACGGCCGAGGAGGCCGGCGACCCCGACAGCGAGAAGTCGATGCAAGGAGCCACTGCCGACCCAGTGTGGGGTGACGACTGA
- a CDS encoding carbohydrate ABC transporter permease has translation MPKSSYDYPGYERSGVRYWSKTTLLYGTVTLGALLWSLPFWWMLSTALSGDPTAGGVSFIPQQPTLGNFEELFATQPVGRWFFNTLVFAGSVTAFNLVFDSLAGYALAKIEFAGREKLFLLFVATIMVPAMVTLIPVYILLSNLGWVNTYQGLIAPMIANPLGIFLLRQHFMNLPSALGDAAKIDGCNEFQTFYKVYLPLAKPALATLGIYTFVTTWKNFEWPLIIASDKSMYTLPVALFSVRNQYFTEWGLVMAAAAVIVIPVIVVFMSAQRYFIRGMTLSGMKG, from the coding sequence ATGCCCAAATCGAGCTACGACTATCCCGGATACGAACGGTCGGGCGTTCGCTACTGGTCCAAGACGACGCTACTGTACGGCACGGTCACCCTCGGCGCGCTGCTGTGGTCGCTGCCGTTCTGGTGGATGCTCTCGACCGCGCTGAGCGGCGACCCGACGGCTGGTGGCGTGTCGTTTATCCCCCAGCAACCGACGCTCGGGAACTTCGAGGAACTGTTCGCGACCCAGCCGGTCGGCCGGTGGTTCTTCAACACACTGGTGTTCGCGGGCAGCGTCACCGCGTTCAACCTCGTGTTCGACAGCCTCGCCGGCTACGCGCTGGCAAAGATCGAGTTCGCCGGCCGCGAGAAGCTGTTCCTGCTGTTCGTCGCGACGATCATGGTGCCGGCGATGGTGACGCTGATCCCCGTGTACATCCTCCTGTCGAACCTCGGGTGGGTGAACACCTACCAGGGGCTGATCGCCCCCATGATCGCGAATCCACTCGGGATCTTCCTGCTGCGCCAGCACTTCATGAATCTCCCCTCTGCGCTGGGTGACGCAGCGAAGATCGACGGCTGCAACGAGTTCCAGACCTTCTACAAGGTGTACCTCCCGCTCGCCAAACCCGCACTGGCGACGCTGGGGATCTACACCTTCGTGACGACCTGGAAGAACTTCGAGTGGCCGCTGATCATCGCGAGCGACAAGTCGATGTACACGCTCCCGGTGGCCCTGTTCTCGGTGCGTAATCAGTACTTCACCGAGTGGGGACTGGTGATGGCTGCGGCGGCCGTCATCGTCATCCCGGTCATCGTCGTCTTCATGTCCGCCCAGCGGTACTTCATCCGCGGAATGACTCTGAGCGGCATGAAGGGGTAA
- a CDS encoding molybdopterin-dependent oxidoreductase codes for MTDGEFTASRRDVLKSGAVAAVGLGGADSVLSTLQPADDSGEAANQVTSFLGEDKVFNTACSPNCRGKCSLRAFVRDGRIKKVQPNVPEDERYKRGCMLGLTHTQRVYNATRLKYPMKRVSWSPDDPQPAGRGEEAQFERISWGEALDYIADQMETVREEYQPESVYFETGSGDYGLSGSMQGQLSALFGGTQMSWSIDINTGRGFRRVTGAGWFNAETNFGEDWENANTVIVWGSDIFASNLQQDASILLDAIESGAKLVVVDPVYTGTASKADLWLPVRPGKDPHVAMAMIQTVLDEELYDAEFLRKRTLAPALVREDDGKLLKTADVFEDGDEETPVALDAATDEPVALEPETYGEYKLFGEYTVDGVETHTGLTALEREASEYEPEAVADTAGLQAEDIRTAVRWLATRGPGGIASGYGVDRYKYGHVFGQAYATLLSLTGDFGRHGNIHASHPSGSGYDSGGFFAAGEDAPGTSSLPQSKIITAMESGDPYQIKMMYSQASNFLANQLPNRQRWLDAAENLDLIAVADMHHTPSVQHADIVLPASHWFTREDIISGSNHPHVNYREPAHDPLWEAKDDWWIINQLADRLGYGDEFVSDKSEAIEQIIANDDRIDYDRLVEQGSVHIDDDPVLYKGAFNTPSGRLEIYDEDAPTETGADVGEPVSLEVPVPLESRTDDDWENADEYPLTFMQKHSKWRIHSQYEYQPWVREINDQPQLDINPKTAKQRGIEDGDYVRVYNDRGEMVVKAKYNNGIRPEMVNTDQGWWVRDFVRGHHNDLTHMDISDATGNFAFYDTRVEVEPAPEDLDTSKYTANNPRGSNADAAGGD; via the coding sequence ATGACTGACGGCGAGTTCACGGCCTCTCGCCGAGACGTTCTGAAGAGCGGTGCCGTCGCCGCGGTCGGGCTCGGCGGCGCGGACAGCGTCCTCTCGACGCTCCAGCCCGCCGACGACTCTGGAGAAGCCGCCAACCAGGTCACCAGTTTCCTCGGTGAGGACAAGGTCTTCAACACCGCGTGTTCCCCGAACTGTCGGGGGAAGTGTTCCCTGCGAGCGTTCGTTCGGGATGGACGGATAAAGAAAGTCCAGCCCAACGTTCCCGAAGACGAGCGGTACAAGCGCGGCTGCATGCTGGGGCTCACCCACACGCAGCGCGTCTACAACGCGACGCGCCTGAAGTACCCCATGAAGCGCGTGAGTTGGTCGCCAGACGACCCGCAGCCGGCTGGGCGCGGCGAAGAAGCGCAGTTCGAACGGATCAGCTGGGGGGAGGCACTGGATTACATCGCCGACCAGATGGAGACGGTCCGGGAAGAGTACCAGCCAGAAAGCGTCTACTTCGAGACCGGATCGGGCGATTACGGACTCAGTGGGTCGATGCAGGGGCAGTTGTCCGCCCTCTTTGGCGGCACCCAGATGTCCTGGTCGATCGACATCAACACCGGGCGAGGTTTCAGGCGGGTGACCGGGGCTGGCTGGTTCAACGCGGAGACGAACTTCGGGGAGGACTGGGAGAACGCCAACACCGTGATCGTCTGGGGCTCAGACATCTTCGCCAGTAACCTCCAGCAAGACGCCTCGATCCTCCTGGACGCCATCGAGAGCGGAGCCAAGCTCGTCGTCGTCGATCCAGTGTACACCGGCACGGCGTCGAAAGCCGATCTCTGGCTACCGGTCCGACCGGGGAAAGATCCACACGTCGCGATGGCGATGATCCAGACGGTCCTCGACGAGGAACTGTACGACGCCGAGTTCCTCCGGAAGCGGACGCTCGCACCGGCGTTGGTCCGAGAAGACGACGGGAAGCTGCTGAAGACGGCAGACGTCTTCGAAGACGGTGACGAAGAGACGCCGGTCGCACTCGATGCAGCGACCGACGAACCGGTGGCCCTCGAACCGGAGACTTACGGCGAGTACAAGCTGTTCGGAGAGTACACCGTCGACGGCGTCGAGACACACACCGGCCTGACGGCGCTCGAACGCGAAGCGTCGGAGTACGAGCCCGAAGCGGTAGCCGATACGGCGGGCCTGCAGGCCGAGGACATCAGAACGGCAGTGCGCTGGCTCGCAACTCGCGGTCCCGGTGGTATCGCCTCGGGCTACGGCGTCGACCGCTACAAGTACGGACACGTCTTCGGGCAGGCCTACGCCACGCTGCTGAGCCTGACTGGTGATTTCGGCCGTCACGGGAACATTCACGCCTCACATCCCAGCGGCAGTGGCTACGACAGCGGTGGCTTCTTTGCCGCGGGTGAGGACGCCCCGGGAACGTCGTCGCTCCCCCAGTCGAAGATCATTACCGCGATGGAGAGCGGTGACCCGTACCAGATCAAGATGATGTACAGCCAGGCGTCGAACTTCCTCGCGAACCAGCTGCCCAACCGCCAGCGGTGGCTCGACGCCGCAGAGAACCTCGACCTCATCGCGGTTGCCGACATGCACCACACGCCGTCGGTACAGCACGCCGACATCGTCCTCCCGGCCTCACACTGGTTTACCCGCGAGGACATAATCAGCGGTAGTAATCACCCCCACGTGAACTACCGCGAACCGGCCCACGATCCGCTGTGGGAAGCGAAAGACGACTGGTGGATCATCAACCAGTTGGCCGATCGGCTCGGCTACGGTGACGAGTTCGTCTCGGACAAGAGCGAGGCGATCGAGCAGATCATCGCCAACGACGACCGAATCGACTACGACAGGCTCGTCGAACAGGGTTCCGTACACATCGACGACGACCCCGTCCTCTACAAGGGAGCGTTCAACACGCCGTCCGGTCGGCTCGAAATATACGACGAGGACGCACCGACGGAGACGGGAGCCGACGTAGGAGAACCGGTCTCGCTGGAAGTCCCCGTCCCACTCGAGAGCCGCACCGACGACGACTGGGAGAACGCCGACGAGTATCCGCTCACGTTCATGCAAAAACACTCCAAGTGGCGGATTCACTCGCAGTACGAGTACCAGCCCTGGGTGCGGGAGATCAACGACCAGCCCCAGCTCGACATCAACCCGAAGACCGCGAAGCAACGCGGTATCGAGGACGGGGACTACGTTCGAGTGTACAACGACCGTGGCGAGATGGTCGTCAAGGCAAAGTACAACAACGGGATTCGCCCGGAGATGGTCAACACCGATCAGGGGTGGTGGGTCCGGGACTTCGTGCGGGGCCACCACAACGACCTGACCCACATGGACATCAGCGACGCGACGGGGAACTTCGCGTTCTACGACACGCGCGTGGAGGTCGAACCGGCTCCGGAGGACCTCGACACGAGCAAGTACACTGCAAACAATCCCCGCGGCTCGAACGCCGACGCCGCAGGGGGTGACTGA
- a CDS encoding helix-turn-helix domain-containing protein, whose translation MLDSDCPLDEFEDADGDVVEVRQQLLHDQCQTEMTIQSEEAPASPGCEEADIVHSASEVDGACFCAVFGAFDCIPEIVDVTEESVRVETYLPDRNRLTELVESLRDVTSELHLRQLKRIDTGTDETSGQTVTLALDDVTEKQREAVTRAVAAGYYATPRETSLEELADDLDISKSACSQRLNAVESTLTVGAFANATTN comes from the coding sequence GTGCTCGACAGTGACTGTCCACTCGACGAGTTCGAAGACGCCGACGGCGACGTCGTCGAGGTACGACAGCAGTTACTACACGACCAGTGTCAGACCGAGATGACGATTCAGTCGGAGGAAGCTCCCGCGTCTCCGGGTTGCGAGGAGGCGGACATCGTTCACTCGGCGAGTGAGGTCGACGGAGCCTGTTTCTGTGCTGTCTTCGGTGCGTTCGACTGTATCCCGGAGATCGTCGACGTCACCGAGGAGTCGGTCCGCGTCGAGACGTATCTGCCCGACAGGAACCGGCTCACCGAGTTGGTCGAGTCGTTGAGGGACGTAACGAGTGAGTTGCATCTGCGACAGCTGAAACGAATCGACACGGGGACGGACGAGACGAGCGGACAGACCGTCACACTCGCTCTCGACGACGTTACGGAAAAGCAGCGTGAGGCCGTTACGCGGGCCGTCGCCGCCGGCTACTACGCGACGCCACGCGAAACGTCGCTGGAAGAGCTGGCCGACGATCTCGACATCTCGAAGTCGGCGTGCTCGCAGCGTTTGAACGCCGTAGAGTCGACGCTTACCGTCGGCGCATTTGCGAACGCGACCACCAACTAA
- a CDS encoding extracellular solute-binding protein, with translation MKALGVGATVGLAGCSGDGGSQGTDDGDATSDSTTDSGSTESSSGDVTTLTAASWGEGLEREIITEILNNYEQSTDGVEVDYQNTPNEQYSQNLQTQFAGGEEPDVFYLISDEAPTFMRNGALLDIGSRLQDAENYDFDDILDNLLEPFTYEGTVFGIPKDFTPVGLFYNTNHLDAAGVSAPETWSELRNALEAIDEETDVDFPMAVGSQPRNTLMQLIWQNGGNVLSEDGSEAVIGSQEAIEAMQFLNDLVEDDLAGIYGSDLDATWAPPAMGPGTISMAMTGAWSVSTLEQDYADVYEATGVGMPVPEGGQDATISFTTAWAASGNTEAPQASVDMIQALTDEEGMWEWVSTGTALPSRESLLNRDFYDDRPLLSGLGDLAQVARPMVFGPQTSTVLDTIMNEAEAVLAGSKDPETAMTDAERQINEEL, from the coding sequence GTGAAAGCGCTCGGTGTCGGCGCGACCGTCGGTCTCGCCGGCTGTTCCGGTGATGGCGGTAGTCAGGGAACCGACGACGGCGACGCCACCAGTGACAGCACCACCGATTCCGGCTCCACGGAGAGCAGCTCCGGCGACGTGACGACCCTCACCGCTGCGAGCTGGGGAGAAGGGCTAGAACGGGAGATCATCACAGAGATCCTGAACAACTACGAGCAGTCGACTGATGGCGTCGAGGTCGACTACCAGAACACGCCAAACGAACAGTACTCTCAGAACCTCCAGACACAGTTCGCCGGTGGTGAGGAGCCAGACGTTTTCTACCTGATCTCCGACGAAGCGCCGACGTTCATGCGCAACGGCGCTCTTCTGGATATCGGGTCTCGGTTGCAGGACGCCGAGAACTACGACTTCGACGACATTCTCGACAATCTGCTCGAACCGTTCACCTACGAGGGAACAGTCTTCGGCATCCCGAAGGACTTCACACCGGTCGGCCTCTTCTACAATACGAACCACCTCGACGCGGCCGGTGTCTCCGCTCCCGAGACCTGGAGCGAGCTCCGGAACGCCCTCGAAGCGATCGACGAGGAAACCGACGTGGACTTCCCGATGGCCGTCGGGAGCCAGCCCCGGAACACACTGATGCAGCTCATCTGGCAGAACGGCGGGAACGTGCTCTCAGAGGACGGGAGCGAGGCCGTCATCGGTTCACAGGAAGCCATCGAGGCCATGCAGTTCCTCAACGATCTGGTCGAAGACGACCTCGCTGGCATCTACGGCAGCGACCTGGACGCGACGTGGGCTCCGCCCGCGATGGGCCCGGGCACGATCAGCATGGCAATGACCGGCGCGTGGTCGGTGTCCACGCTCGAACAGGACTACGCCGACGTTTACGAGGCGACGGGTGTCGGCATGCCTGTCCCGGAGGGCGGCCAGGACGCGACCATCTCGTTCACCACTGCGTGGGCAGCCTCCGGAAACACGGAAGCCCCTCAGGCTTCGGTCGATATGATCCAGGCACTCACCGACGAGGAGGGCATGTGGGAGTGGGTCAGCACTGGGACCGCGCTCCCGTCCCGTGAGTCGCTGCTGAACCGCGACTTCTACGACGATCGACCGCTGCTCTCCGGGCTCGGTGACCTCGCGCAGGTCGCCCGTCCGATGGTGTTCGGCCCCCAGACATCGACGGTTCTCGACACCATCATGAACGAGGCGGAAGCCGTACTGGCCGGTAGCAAAGATCCCGAAACCGCCATGACCGACGCCGAGCGTCAGATCAACGAAGAGCTCTAG
- a CDS encoding ABC transporter ATP-binding protein produces MARTTIDDVTKRFDSGDEDVVAVDDLSLDIRDGEFLVLVGPSGCGKSTTLRTIAGLETVSEGEIRIDGRDVTDVKPKDRDIAMVFQNYALYPQKTVAGNMRFGLEMTTDLGDEEISTRVEDAAELLDITELLERRPRALSGGQQQRVALGRAIVRNPAVFLMDEPLSNLDAKLRTQMRTELQELHDQLEATTVYVTHDQTEAMTMGDRIAVLESGELQQVGTPMEMYYEPANEFVATFIGSPSMNVLQAEFDGEALQLPGFTYELTDEQRDTLASDLTGESVSLGIRPEDVVLANEAGPRTTEFTAGIVEPMGSENVLHLRHEMGEIIATIAGGQRVRDGDRVRVSLPADHVHAFDGATGEAIFNRTRTEETAAGVIGSSSGSGGDTLADGSGDGDRP; encoded by the coding sequence ATGGCACGAACGACGATCGACGACGTGACCAAGCGGTTCGACAGCGGCGACGAGGACGTGGTGGCGGTCGACGACCTGTCGCTCGATATCCGAGACGGCGAATTCCTCGTGCTCGTTGGCCCGTCGGGCTGTGGCAAATCGACGACGCTTCGGACCATCGCCGGCCTGGAGACCGTTAGCGAGGGTGAGATCCGTATCGATGGGCGAGACGTGACCGACGTCAAGCCCAAAGACCGGGACATCGCGATGGTGTTCCAGAACTACGCCCTCTACCCACAGAAGACGGTCGCGGGGAACATGCGGTTCGGCCTGGAGATGACGACCGACCTCGGCGACGAAGAGATTTCCACCCGTGTCGAGGACGCGGCCGAACTGCTCGATATCACAGAGCTGCTCGAACGTCGCCCGCGAGCCCTCTCCGGCGGGCAACAGCAGCGCGTCGCCCTCGGGCGAGCGATCGTCCGTAACCCGGCAGTGTTCCTGATGGACGAGCCCCTGTCGAACCTCGACGCAAAGCTCCGGACGCAGATGCGGACCGAACTCCAGGAGCTACACGATCAGCTCGAGGCGACGACCGTCTACGTCACCCACGACCAGACCGAGGCGATGACGATGGGCGATCGGATCGCGGTGCTTGAATCGGGCGAACTCCAGCAGGTGGGGACGCCGATGGAAATGTACTACGAGCCGGCCAACGAGTTCGTCGCGACGTTTATCGGCTCCCCGTCGATGAACGTCCTACAGGCCGAGTTCGACGGTGAGGCGCTCCAGCTTCCCGGCTTCACGTACGAGCTGACCGACGAACAGCGCGACACACTGGCGAGTGATCTCACCGGAGAATCGGTGTCGCTCGGTATCCGACCGGAAGACGTCGTCCTGGCCAACGAGGCGGGGCCACGAACCACGGAGTTCACCGCCGGCATCGTCGAACCGATGGGAAGCGAGAACGTGCTCCACCTCCGCCACGAGATGGGCGAGATCATCGCCACGATCGCGGGCGGCCAACGGGTTCGCGACGGCGACCGCGTCCGCGTCTCCCTTCCCGCCGACCACGTCCACGCCTTCGACGGCGCGACCGGCGAAGCGATCTTCAACCGGACCCGGACCGAGGAGACCGCTGCGGGCGTCATCGGCTCGTCGTCCGGGTCGGGCGGGGACACCCTCGCAGACGGATCCGGCGACGGTGATCGGCCGTGA
- a CDS encoding 4Fe-4S ferredoxin N-terminal domain-containing protein encodes MTKESQPAHEPIPEWDEVADEILDGCGYDPDLGKRMAEDAIKITNGELTEEEFHEKYHEEVKAEFGTDERPTKPEGFDD; translated from the coding sequence ATGACAAAAGAATCGCAACCAGCCCACGAGCCGATACCAGAGTGGGACGAGGTTGCCGACGAGATCCTCGACGGGTGTGGATACGACCCGGATCTCGGGAAGCGGATGGCCGAAGACGCCATCAAGATCACGAACGGTGAGCTAACCGAGGAGGAGTTCCACGAGAAGTATCACGAGGAGGTCAAAGCAGAGTTCGGAACAGACGAGCGGCCCACGAAACCGGAGGGATTCGATGACTGA
- a CDS encoding DUF726 domain-containing protein: protein MVYVHGFVDSVPHLWGRYQTDQVRTGLRDAGYIDAFSITFTWDSDVGWTDANEIAERNALKFGQWIRDLRQSDDRPIRIIAHSMGARVTCSLLEELRLDVTQFHSSQEDHHTPEEGVVDSVALLGGAIDNDAVQLNRRWGEAIEYSAGELYNYYSDNDAVLGQGYYAIDQTDAVGHTGIANPSEGPKNYADRDVTDDVQAHGDYDDADNEVGVLDDVVEDFSCPNGSPRGSGRRDGCPAGGSGRSDARD from the coding sequence CTGGTTTACGTCCACGGGTTTGTCGATAGCGTCCCGCATCTCTGGGGACGGTACCAGACCGACCAGGTCCGGACCGGCCTCAGGGATGCGGGGTATATCGATGCCTTTAGTATCACATTCACCTGGGACTCTGACGTTGGCTGGACCGACGCGAACGAGATCGCCGAGCGGAACGCACTCAAGTTCGGCCAGTGGATCCGAGACCTCCGCCAGTCGGACGACCGGCCGATACGGATCATCGCCCACTCGATGGGCGCGCGGGTCACCTGCTCGCTGCTGGAAGAACTCCGTCTGGACGTGACCCAGTTCCACTCCTCGCAGGAAGACCACCACACGCCCGAAGAGGGCGTCGTCGATTCGGTGGCTCTGCTGGGCGGGGCGATCGACAACGATGCCGTCCAACTGAACCGGCGCTGGGGCGAGGCAATCGAGTACTCGGCGGGGGAGCTGTACAACTACTACTCGGACAACGACGCCGTGCTCGGACAGGGGTACTACGCGATCGACCAGACCGATGCGGTCGGGCACACCGGTATCGCCAACCCATCGGAGGGCCCGAAGAACTACGCCGACCGAGACGTCACCGACGACGTTCAGGCCCACGGCGACTACGACGACGCCGACAACGAGGTCGGTGTGCTCGACGATGTCGTCGAGGACTTCTCGTGTCCGAACGGCTCCCCCCGCGGATCGGGACGACGTGACGGTTGTCCGGCAGGCGGTTCGGGGCGGTCTGACGCTCGCGATTAG